The sequence AGCTTCAATCGCCCCAGCTGCGCCACCGTGTTTGGTGGGTCGCCGGCGTTCAATGCGGTAATGGTGCCATCCGATGCAATGGTGATCTGCGCCTGGGGAGGTATCTCGATCGGACCGCCATCCCCCTGCACCAAATGCCCCTGAACCATCAACTGTCCGTCGGCATTGATTTCCATATTACCGTTACGGGTATATGCCTCACCGCCATCCGCCGCCTGAACCGCCAACCAGCCATCCTTGGGCAGCGCCACATCCATCGCGCGTCCGGTGTAATCCATTACGCCCGGCGTCATATCCGCGCCCGGCGTTGAAGCGGCCACCAACGTGCGGGTAGGAAGCGTCAGCCCGTTAACCGGCACGGCGCGCAATGCCGACAACTGGGCGCGAAACCCGGGAGTAGACGCATTGGCCAGATTGTTGGCGGTAACGGCCTGCTGCTCCAGCGTTTGACTTGCCGCGCCCATCGCGGTGTAAATAGCATGATCCATGCAATATCCCCGTTAAAACGATTAACGCAGGCTAACCAGCGTTTGCAGAATGGAGTCCTGCGTTTTGATGGTTTGCGAGTTGGCCTGGTAGTTACGCTGAGCGACGATCATATTGACCAGCTCTTTACTCATATCGACATTGGAACTTTCCGTCGCCTGACCGATCAGCTTGCCCAGGTTACCGGTGCCGGCGATATTGACCACCGCCTGACCAGAGTTATCGGTCGCCGACCAGACGTTATCGCCCTCGGGAGATAACCCCTCAGGGTTGGCGAAGCTGGCTAATACGATTTGGCCAAGAACCTGCTGTTTCTGGTTGGAATAGGTGCCGACCACAGTGCCGTCGTCATTAATGCTGTAGCCCGTCAGTTCGCCGGGAGCATAGCCGTTCTGGGTCGGGGTTTTGGTACTGCTATCGCTGTTCTGCTGCAGGCTGCCGGCGAAGCTCAGGGTAAAGTCAACTCCGTCCGAACCATTCAGCGGCTCCACAGCTACCGCCATCGGTTCAGTATTTAGCAATGCGCCATTGGAACTGAATTCCATTTGATATGCTGGCAGAAAATCAGAACCATCAACACTCGTATCTTGTACATAGACGCTCCACACAGCAGTAGCGCCGGTATTTGTAGGGGGCGTTGTAGCAATATCATTTTTAACAAAATACAGCGCAAAGTCATGAGCGTTGCCCAGGCTGTCATAGGTGGTGATAGACCCTTTGTAGTTCGAGGTATCAGCCGCATTGGCCGCATCCCAGGTCTTTACCTCATCCGAAGAGTTCAGGTTAGCGATGATGGAAGCCACGGTGGTCGCCTGCGCCTGCATGGCGTCTTCCGGGATGCTCAGCGCGACCGGATCGGCGCCCTGCTGAATGGTGGGCGGCGTACCGGTGGCCGGATATCCCGTCAGTTGCATGCCCTGCATATTGACGATATTACGCGAGCCGTCCAGGGTGAACTGGCCGTTACGGCTGTAATAAACGGAACCATTGGCATCCTGAACACGGAAAAAGCCGTTGCCGCTGATGGCGATATCCAGTTCGCGCGAACTGCTGGTCACCGTACCGTTGCTGAAATCCTGCATAACGGCGGCAACCTGGGTGCCCATCCCAACTTTGGAACCGGCGAACATATCCGCGAAAGATACCGTGCCGGATTTGAAGCCTACCGTTGCCGAGTTGGCAATGTTGTTGCCGATGACATCCAGATTATTGGATGCGGCATTTAATCCGCTGACAGCCTGAGAAAAACCCATGTTACTCTCCAGATAAATTGATTAAACCCTATCCCAATGCCTCAACGGCGTTGGAAAAGTGCAAGTTGAGTTGACCGTTATAAGATCTGCCGAACGTCTTCCAGCGTTGCCTTACCGCGCAGGCCGAGATCCAGCACCGCGCCGGAATCGCTGTTGGTTACGCTGTTCACCAGCGCATACTGCAATGGCTGAACAACCTGTTGCGCGCCGTTGGAGCTGGCGGCAATCGTTAGGGTGTATGCGCCATCCGGCGCCACCGTTCCGTCCGACATCTGGCTGTCCCAGTTAAAGGAGTGGACACCGGCGGACAATGCGCCCAGTTCCAGGGTGCGAACCGCTTTACCGGTACTGTCGCTGATGGTGACGGTAACGTTCTCCGCTGCCTGTTCCAGTTCCAATCCAAACGGCGTGCTGGTTTCACTGCCCACTAATAGGTTGCTCCCGGGGATCATCACGCCATGGCCAATCAATGTCGTTGCCTGCAACGATTGATTGTTATTAATCTGACCGGAAATAGAACCCAGGGTGGTATTCAGTTTTTCAATACCGCTCACGGTATTGATTTGCGCCAGCTGGCTCAATAACTGGTTGTTGTCCATCGGATTGGTAGGATCCTGATTCTGCAATTGCGCAACCAGCAGAGTCAGAAACTGATTTTGCAGATCGACACTGCCTGTGCCGTCTGTGGTAGTCGTCGTACTGGCGCTCGTATTAGTCGCCGAACTTGTATCATTAATTGTAACTGACATCCCAACCCCCGATTACTGTCCAATCGTCAATGTTTTTAACATCATTGCTTTCGTGGTGTTCAATACTTCCACATTTGCCTGATAGCTGCGGGATGCAGAAATGGTGTTGACCATTTCCGACACAGGATCCACATTCGGCATACGGACATACCCTTGCCCATCAGCCAGGGGATTACCCGGTTCGTAAACCAGGCGGCCCGGAGATGGATCTTCAATTACATTGGCGACGCGAACCCCCCCCGTAGATTGACCGGGGGCGGCATTCACTTCAAATACCACCTGCTTGGCGCGATAAGGCTGTCCATCCGGACCCGTCACGCTATCGGCGTTCGCCAGATTACTGGCGCTTACGTTCAGGCGCTGAGATTGCGCTGAAAGCGCTGAGCCAGAAATTTCAAATATATTTAATAACGACATAAACTCTTACCTTTCTATCGCGCTACTGACCTGATTGTAATACCGTCATCATGCCTTTGATTTGACCGCTCAATACCGTCAGACTGGTTTGATATTTCAGGCTGTTATCGGCAAAATTGGTTCGCTCGCGATCCATATCGACGGTATTACCGTCCAGTGCGGGTTGGTCAGGAACGCGATATAGCAGGTCAAGTTCTGCTGGCTGGAAGTTCTGCGCGGGAATATGACGCGCCGCGGTTGTTTTTAACGCAATACCCGTGCCTTCTGCTCGCCCCTGCTCCATGACTTTATTGAGCTGGCTCGCAAAATCGATATCACGTGCCTGGTAGCCCGGCGTATCGGCATTGGCGATATTTGCGGCCAATATTTCCTGCCGCTGGGCACGCAGGTTCAACGCTTCCTGCTGAAACTGCAATGAGGCGTTCAATTTATCCAGCATGCTCCCTCCGCAAGTTAGAATTCAGAGCAGATAGGATAATTCTCATTATGGCGATACCATCGGACGAATAAACGTAAAATGCAGCGCTATTTGTGGCCTTAACCTGACACCAATGCCATTACACTAACGCAGGGTGGTACGGTTATCTGGAGGTCTTATATGAACATCAACAATGCCGTCATTCGGCTGCTCGCCAGCGTGTCGGCATTAGTGAGCGGATATGCCGCCGCAGGCGATCTCCCCGGCCAGATAAACCGATTTTTTTCAGATCGTTATAAAGAAAGCGCTCATAGCGTTAACGTCGTGGTAAAGTCGCCCGAGTCACAGTGGCCTAAATGCGCAAGGCCGCAGATATCCTTGCCCGGAAATACGCGCGCCTGGGGCAATATCAGCGTATCTGTTCGCTGCGATGGACAGCGCCGGTTTATTCAAACCGAAGTGCAGGTTACCGGGAATTATGTGGTCGGCGCCCGTATCGTGCATCGCGGTTCAACGCTGGCAGAGAAAGACTTGCGCCTGACCAAAGGCCGCCTTGATAAGCTGCCGCCGCGCACCATTCTCAGGCTGGAAGAGGCCGAGGGGGCGATTGCGCTGCGCGATCTGTCGCCCGGGCAACCGATAACCACATCCATGCTGCGTAGAGCATGGATTGTAAAAGCGGGGCAGAATGTTCAGGTTTTGGCTGAAGGAGCAGGTTTCGCCATCAACAGCGAAGGCAAAGCCATGACGAACGCGGCGGTAGGTCAGTCGGTCAGGGTCAGAATGGCATCAGGGCAGATTATAAGCGGTATTGCGCGCGAGGATGGGATTATTCTTATCTCACAGTAATTTATTAAAGATTTCCTCACGCTTGCCGATGATTATAGTCAATACCGTTACTGACAATTTTTCCTCACCTGATCTGTTGTAAACAATCGCTGTTATCAGGTTGATAATTAACCTATTTTATCCTCATAGTAGAGGGCTTATTTATGAGTATCGATCGTGCCCAGCCGCTGAAACCGGTCAGCCCCGTTCAGCCGCGTGAAGCGAATGATGTATCCAAGCAGAAACGTAAACAGACTGAAGCGCAGACCGAAATCAGCGGTACTCAGGTCAGACTCAGTGATGCTCAGGCAAAATTGATGCAGCCTGGTACGCAAGACATTGATATGAATCGCGTTGAAACCTTGAAACAGGCGATCCGCGATGGCTCGCTGAAGTTTGATGTCGAAAAAATCGCTGACGCGTTAATCAAAGACACTCAGGACTTTTTAGCGAGTAAATAATCACATGCAAAAGTTACAGACGATACTGGATAAGCTACTACATAATCTGGATAGCCTGCAGGCGGTTATGTCTGAGGAGCAAGTTCAGCTTTGTGCCGGACAAATTAACAGCAGCGCGCTTCAGCAGGTAACGGAGAAGAAAAGCTCGCTGTTGGCAACAATGCAATATCTGGAACAGTGTCGTCATGAAGAAGAATCGCTAGCGACACTTAAGGCGCCCTATGAAGGCAATGAAGAATTGGCGGAGCGCTGGCGGCAGGTACAGCAGTTGACGAAAAACCTGCGCGAACAGAATCAACATAATGGTTTATTGCTTAATCAGCATATTTCCCACACCGATAAAGCGCTGGAGATACTGAAACCGCGTCACGGGCAATCATTATACGGACCGGACGGTCAGGCAAAAGGCTCCAGTATTTCCGGCCGTAAAATCAGTATTTAGATCATTGTCTCTGTAGCATGCAGAGACATTTTCCTCACAGATTGACTCCCCCGATATTCCACAGCGACGCGTTACTTATAGTTGACCGCGATGCTAATGCTGTGCACGTTAAATACACGATTAAGTCTTCCGGTGCCTTCAATATAATATATAAAGCGAAACTCGCTATTGGCTGGCAAGCCGGTGAAACTTCTTGTCTGGCCGCTTCCTCCCTGCAGATTGACACATCGCTGAAGTGTGCAAAGCCGGACGACCAAGCCGACGGGAGGCGGCGATAATGACTCATAACGCCAGTGGATCAGCGTAATTGTACTGTCGCTGCCTACTTCCATATTCGCAGTAGGCAAAAATGCCGGAGAGGCGGCGGTGACGCCGCGATGCTGCAGCACCACCCCGTTTTTGCTGGCATTCCAGGCGCCCGGCGTGGCGAACGCCACGGCAGGAATAAATAACGCCGCCAGCAGTAATTTCACCATTCGCATTACGCTTCCCCGATAATTGAGGTCATCCGAATCTGCCGGTTATCGCTGATTTCCAGATTGGAAAGCACGGCCAGATTCGGCAAGCTGCGGTGCAGAAAGCGGGCAAGTAAAGCGCGTAAAGCATGATTGACCAGCAGGACAGGCGGCGCCCCCAGCATTTCCTGTCGTTGCAGCGCCTGTTTTGCCTGCTCAAGCAGACGATCGGCGAGACCCGGCTCCAAACCGCCCCCGCCCTGGAGAGCCTGAAGCAACAGACGCTCCAAAGAACCATCCAACCCAATCACCTTAAGCTCGGTTTCGCCGGGGAACCACTGCTGTGTTATCGCCCGCCCCAGAGCGACCCGAACAACGGTGGTCAACTCATAAGGATCCGATTGTACCGGCGCATGTTCGGCCAGTGTTTCCATAATGGTCCGCATATCGCGGATGGAAACGCTCTCGCTCAATAGATTCTGTAAAACTTTATGCAGTGTGGTTAACGTCACCACGCCGGGAATAAAGTCTTCCGCCAGCTTGGGCATTTCCTGCGCCACGCGATCCATCAGTTGCTGCGCTTCCTGTCGGCCAAACAGTTCACTGGCATGCAGGCTAATTAAATGATTAAGATGCGTGGCAACAACCGTACTGGCTTCCACTACCGTATATCCCTGGGTTTGCGCCTGCTCTTTTATCCCGCTTTCTATCCAGACCGCCGGCAGCCCGAATGCGGGGTCCTGGGTAACCTCTCCCGGAAGATCGCCTACGGCATTGCCCGGATTAATCGCCATCCAACGGCCGGGATAAGCTTCGCCATGGCCGACCTCCACCCCTTTCATCAAAATACGATAGCTGGCCGGCTGAAGTTCCAGGTTGTCCCGAATATGAACAACGGGCGGCAAATATCCCATTTCCTGGGCAAATTTCTTTCGGATACTACGGATTCGGCCTAACAGTTCGCCATCCTGCTGAAAATCCACCATGGGAATAAGTCGATACCCGACCTCCATGCCAAGTGGATCTTCCAGTTGAACATCCGCCCAGCTCGCCTCTACCACCTGATGTTTTTCCATTGCGGAAGGTTCAGGGGCAACAGCCGGCATCTTTTGCTGCGCGCCACGCATCCACCAGGCCAGCGCCAGTAGCGCGGTGGTGAACAGCAGAAACACAAAGTTGGGCATGCCGGGGACCAGGCCGATCAATCCCAATACCGCCGCACTTAATATCATCACCCGGGGATTATTAAACAGCTGGGTGACCATCTGCTGCCCGACGTCCTGATCGGTGCTGACGCGGGTAACAATCACCCCCGCGGCGGTCGAGATAACCAGCGCCGGAATTTGCGCCACCAGGCCGTCACCGATGGTGAGCAGGGTATAACTCTCCGCGGCGTGCCCTACCGGCATATCATGCTGAATAACGCCGACCAGCAACCCGCCGATGATATTGATCACCATAATCATCAGACCGGCGATGGCGTCGCCACGAACAAACTTGCTCGCACCGTCCATCGAGCCATAAAAGTCGGCTTCCTGAGTGACTTCGGAACGCCGCTTTTTCGCCTCTTCCTCGCCGATCAATCCGGCATTGAGGTCGGCGTCGATCGCCATCTGCTTCCCTGGCATACCGTCCAGCACAAAGCGCGCGCCCACTTCGGCGATACGCCCGGCGCCTTTGGTGATAACCATAAAGTTGATCAAAACCAGGATGATAAATACCACAATACCGATGGCGAAATTACCGCCCACCAGAAAATGGCCGAATGCTTCAACGACCCGCCCCGCGGCGGCGGTTCCGGTATGACCTTCCAGCAGAATAATACGTGTCGACGCCACGTTAAGGGATAAACGCAGCAGGGTTGAGAACAGCAGAATAGTCGGAAAAGCCGCAAAATCCAGCGTACGTTGGGTGAACATGGCAACCAGCAGCACCATGATTGAAAGCGCAATGTTAAAGGTAAACAGCAGATCCAGGATAAAGGGCGGCAGCGGCAGCACCATCATGGACAATATCAGCAGGATCAGGACAGGTCCGGCTAATATTTGCCACTGAGCTCCTTTAAAGTTACTCGGTAAACGTAGTATAGAGGCCAAATTAGCCATCAGTAGTATTCTCTTTAGCAAAATCCAGTGCATCCGGCACCGGTAGATGTTTAGGCTTTCTCGGGATTAAGCCACCTTCACGCTTCCAGCGTTTCAGTTGATAAACCCAGGCTAAGACCTCTGCAACAGCAGCATACAATGCAGCCGGAATATGGCGTCCGACTTCAGAATGACGATACAGCGCACGCGCCAGCGGCGGCGCTTCCAAAACAGGGATCCGATGCTCTGCGCCCAGCTCGCGGATACGCAACGCAATCTCGCCGGCACCTTTTGCCAACACTTTAGGCGCATTCATTTTTTTCTCATCATATTGCAATGCGACGGCATAATGGGTCGGGTTAGTCACGATCACATCGGCTTTAGGCACATCAGCCATCATTCTTCGCTGCGCCATAGCCCGCTGCTGCTGGCGAATGCGCCCTTTAACATGCGGATCGCCTTCACTTTCCTTGTGTTCGTCACGAATCTCTTGTTTGGTCATGCGCAATTTTTTGATATGGCTCCAGATCTGCCAGAACACATCAAACGCCACCATCGGCACCAGCCCCATGATGACAAAAAAGCCACAGAGCGTTGCCAAATTTAATGCATCGCCCAGCGCCGCCATCGGCGGCTGTGATATCAGATGCAGCATCTTCGGCCAGTTATGTAATAAAAACCAGGCGGTGACTAGACCGACCATTACCGACTTTAATATGGCTTTAAAAAGCTCAGCCAATGACTGAGAAGAAAACAGCCGTTTTAAGCCGGATAGCGGATTTAATTTCTTTAAATCAAACTTGATTGACTTAGGGCTGAATAACACACCGCCCAGTAACATCGGGGCTGATAATGCAACCAGCACCGACCCGAGCATAATAGGAATCAAAGCCGACGCGCCCAGCTTCAGCAATACACCGATATGACGCAGCATTCTGGTGTCATCGCCAATGGTTTGATGATCGAAATACAACCCCTGGCTCACCATTAAAGCCAACTTGCGCGCCATCGACTCACCGCCAATCCACAGTATGGCTAACCCCGCCATCAGCATCAGAATCGAGCTCAATTCACGGGAACGAGGGATCTGTCCATCTTCGCGCGCCTTCTCCTCTTTATGGGGAGTAGGGGACTCTGTTTTTTCCAGATCGCTATCTTCAGCCACACAGCGTTCCTGTCATTACTACCATGGAATAGGCATTTGCTGCCTAGCATGACAAATATGGAAAAACTTTATGGCTGGAACAACGGGAAAAACCTACGTTTCTTTAACGGATAGTAGGCCGGTAATCCGGGGGAGGAAAGGATTTGGCCGGCGGCGGCGGCCGGATAAGCGGAATATGGCCGGCGCAAAGCTTGCCGGGCCGTACTCCCGCGGGTGTAACGATGGCGCTGCTACACCCGCGGGAATTAATCTTTAGAACTAGAACCCGAGGCTATCCAACAAATCGTCCACCTGATCCTGGTTAGACACCACCCCTGCCGCGGTTTTATCCACTTGCGGGCCGTTTAACAGGCCGTCGTTGGCGCGTTTGGGCGCTGCGGGTTTCTCCGGCATGTTTTCCAGCAGCACCATCAGTAATTGTTTTTCAATTTCCTGAATAACATCCATCATGCGCTTGATGACCTGACCGGTAAGATCCTGGAAGTCCTGGGCCATCATGATTTCCAGCAGTTGCGCGTTGGTAAATGAAGTATGCTCCGGTACATCTTCAAGGTATTTACGCGTATCGGTCACCAGTTCGCGCGCGTCGACCAACTCAATCGGATTTTCAAACCATTGATCCCAGCGAGTCTTCAGCGATTTGGCGTCGGCCTCCAGCTGATTCTGGCGCGGCTGCGCCGCTTCAACGCAGTTTAATGCCCGCTCTGCGGCCTGGGCCGTCATTTGCACGACATAATCAAGACGATCGCGGGCATCGGGAATGGCTTCAGCCGCTTCGGCAATCGCATTGTCCAGCCCCAGCTCGCGCAGGCTGTCGCGCAGCATGCGGGTCAATTGACCGATGCGAGAAATAATCTCGGTGGCCGAAGCGTTGTCATTTACAGGCGGCATTGGATGTGACGTCATAAGATCCCCTTACATACCCAGTTTTTCGAAAATCTTACTCAGCTTCTCTTCCAGGGTCGCAGCAGTAAATGGTTTAACAACATAGCCGCTAGCGCCAGCCTGGGCCGCGGCGATAATATTTTCTTTCTTCGCTTCCGCGGTTACCATCAATACCGGCAACTTGGAGAGCGCGCCATCCGCGCGAATGGTTTGCAGCAGTTCCAGACCGTCCATATTGGGCATATTCCAGTCGGAAATAACGAAATCGAAAGCGCCAGCGCGAAGCTTGTTCAGCGCGTCGGCGCCGTCTTCCGCTTCTTCCACGTTATTAAAGCCCAGTTCCTTCAGCAGGTTGCGAACAATGCGGCGCATTGTCGAAAAATCATCCACTACCAGAAACCTGAGTTCTTTGTCGGCCATACCTACTCCTAAAATATTTATTGCTCACCGGGAGCTGCTTATATACGTAATGCCTGTCCGGCAGAGATTTGAGCCAGCATCCGCTGACTAACCTGGTGCAAATCCACCACTTCGTCGACGCCCCCCATAGCGATAGCTTCGCGCGGCATACCGAATACCACGCAGCTTGCTTCATTTTGCGCCAGGGTATAGGAACCGGCCTGGTGAAGTTCCAACAAACCGGCAGCTCCGTCGTTTCCCATTCCCGTAAGGATGACCCCTACGGCATTTCGTCCGGCATGCTGCGCGACCGAACGAAATAATACATCAACCGATGGACGGTGGCGGTTAACCGGAGGACCGTCATGTAGCCGTACCTGATAATTCGCCCCGCTGCGCGCCAGTTCAAGATGCCGGGCGCCAGGGGCGATATAGGCGTGCCCGGGTAAAACACGTTCGCCATCCTCGGCTTCTTTCACCGTAATCTGACAGAGTTTATTCAGCCGCTCGGCAAATGACCGGGTGAATCCCGGCGGCATATGCTGCGTAATCAGCAATGCTGGGCTGGTGGGCGGCAGCGGTTGCAATACATGGCGTATCGCCTCCGTTCCCCCTGTCGATGCGCCGATGGCGATTAATTTCTCACTGCTGAGCAACGGCGTATGCTGAATAATCGCCATCGGCTCATGGTTATTGCTGCGCTGCGGCAGCCGCGCCTTGGCGGCAGTACGGATTTTTTCGGCAATAAGCTCGCTGTAGGCCAGCATACCTTCGCGGATCCCCAACTGCGGTTTGGTCACGAAATCGATAGCGCCAAGCTCCAGCGCGCGCAGGGTGATTTCAGAACCTTTCCCGGTCAGCGACGACACCATGACCACCGGCATCGGACGCAGGCGCATCAGTTTTTCCAGAAAATCCAGTCCGTCCATGCGCGGCATTTCGACATCCAGCGTTAATACCTGCGGATTGAATTTTTTGATCAAGTCGCGGGCGACTAACGGGTCGGGCGCCGTGGCGACCACTTCCATATCCGGGTGGCTGTTAATGATTTCCGTCATGATCTGACGCATAAGGGCAGAATCATCAACACACAACACTCTAATTTTGCTCATTATCTTTCCTTAGCCAGTCCATAAACAGTCTGCCCTCGCAGATAGAATTCCCGACTGATCTGACTGAAATTCTCTGAATGACCGGCAAATAACAGCCCGCCCGGTTTAAGTAACGGAACAAATCGGCGTAAGATGCGCTCCTGTGTTTCCTTATCAAAATAAATCATTATGTTACGACAAAAAATGGCGTCGAACGGCGCAGGAACGGGCCACTCGGGCGCCAACAGATTCAACTGCTGGAAATGCACCATGGAGGAAAGCTCCGGGCGGACGCGCACCAGCCCGCTATGCGGACCGGTGCCGCGCAAGAAGAATCGCTGTAACTGCTGGGGGGAAAGCGAGCGCAACT comes from Brenneria nigrifluens DSM 30175 = ATCC 13028 and encodes:
- a CDS encoding flagellar basal body rod protein FlgF, translating into MDHAIYTAMGAASQTLEQQAVTANNLANASTPGFRAQLSALRAVPVNGLTLPTRTLVAASTPGADMTPGVMDYTGRAMDVALPKDGWLAVQAADGGEAYTRNGNMEINADGQLMVQGHLVQGDGGPIEIPPQAQITIASDGTITALNAGDPPNTVAQLGRLKLVQATGQEVTRSDDGLFRLTQAAQQQRGNVLPNDPDVRVMPGVLEGSNVNPVDTMVDMIANARRFEMQMKVISSVDDNAQRANQILAMS
- the flgE gene encoding flagellar hook protein FlgE is translated as MGFSQAVSGLNAASNNLDVIGNNIANSATVGFKSGTVSFADMFAGSKVGMGTQVAAVMQDFSNGTVTSSSRELDIAISGNGFFRVQDANGSVYYSRNGQFTLDGSRNIVNMQGMQLTGYPATGTPPTIQQGADPVALSIPEDAMQAQATTVASIIANLNSSDEVKTWDAANAADTSNYKGSITTYDSLGNAHDFALYFVKNDIATTPPTNTGATAVWSVYVQDTSVDGSDFLPAYQMEFSSNGALLNTEPMAVAVEPLNGSDGVDFTLSFAGSLQQNSDSSTKTPTQNGYAPGELTGYSINDDGTVVGTYSNQKQQVLGQIVLASFANPEGLSPEGDNVWSATDNSGQAVVNIAGTGNLGKLIGQATESSNVDMSKELVNMIVAQRNYQANSQTIKTQDSILQTLVSLR
- the flgD gene encoding flagellar hook assembly protein FlgD — its product is MSVTINDTSSATNTSASTTTTTDGTGSVDLQNQFLTLLVAQLQNQDPTNPMDNNQLLSQLAQINTVSGIEKLNTTLGSISGQINNNQSLQATTLIGHGVMIPGSNLLVGSETSTPFGLELEQAAENVTVTISDSTGKAVRTLELGALSAGVHSFNWDSQMSDGTVAPDGAYTLTIAASSNGAQQVVQPLQYALVNSVTNSDSGAVLDLGLRGKATLEDVRQIL
- the flgC gene encoding flagellar basal body rod protein FlgC, yielding MSLLNIFEISGSALSAQSQRLNVSASNLANADSVTGPDGQPYRAKQVVFEVNAAPGQSTGGVRVANVIEDPSPGRLVYEPGNPLADGQGYVRMPNVDPVSEMVNTISASRSYQANVEVLNTTKAMMLKTLTIGQ
- the flgB gene encoding flagellar basal body rod protein FlgB, encoding MLDKLNASLQFQQEALNLRAQRQEILAANIANADTPGYQARDIDFASQLNKVMEQGRAEGTGIALKTTAARHIPAQNFQPAELDLLYRVPDQPALDGNTVDMDRERTNFADNSLKYQTSLTVLSGQIKGMMTVLQSGQ
- the flgA gene encoding flagellar basal body P-ring formation chaperone FlgA → MNINNAVIRLLASVSALVSGYAAAGDLPGQINRFFSDRYKESAHSVNVVVKSPESQWPKCARPQISLPGNTRAWGNISVSVRCDGQRRFIQTEVQVTGNYVVGARIVHRGSTLAEKDLRLTKGRLDKLPPRTILRLEEAEGAIALRDLSPGQPITTSMLRRAWIVKAGQNVQVLAEGAGFAINSEGKAMTNAAVGQSVRVRMASGQIISGIAREDGIILISQ
- the flgM gene encoding flagellar biosynthesis anti-sigma factor FlgM, translating into MSIDRAQPLKPVSPVQPREANDVSKQKRKQTEAQTEISGTQVRLSDAQAKLMQPGTQDIDMNRVETLKQAIRDGSLKFDVEKIADALIKDTQDFLASK
- a CDS encoding flagella synthesis protein FlgN encodes the protein MQKLQTILDKLLHNLDSLQAVMSEEQVQLCAGQINSSALQQVTEKKSSLLATMQYLEQCRHEEESLATLKAPYEGNEELAERWRQVQQLTKNLREQNQHNGLLLNQHISHTDKALEILKPRHGQSLYGPDGQAKGSSISGRKISI
- a CDS encoding flagellar protein FlhE: MVKLLLAALFIPAVAFATPGAWNASKNGVVLQHRGVTAASPAFLPTANMEVGSDSTITLIHWRYESLSPPPVGLVVRLCTLQRCVNLQGGSGQTRSFTGLPANSEFRFIYYIEGTGRLNRVFNVHSISIAVNYK
- the flhA gene encoding flagellar biosynthesis protein FlhA, which codes for MANLASILRLPSNFKGAQWQILAGPVLILLILSMMVLPLPPFILDLLFTFNIALSIMVLLVAMFTQRTLDFAAFPTILLFSTLLRLSLNVASTRIILLEGHTGTAAAGRVVEAFGHFLVGGNFAIGIVVFIILVLINFMVITKGAGRIAEVGARFVLDGMPGKQMAIDADLNAGLIGEEEAKKRRSEVTQEADFYGSMDGASKFVRGDAIAGLMIMVINIIGGLLVGVIQHDMPVGHAAESYTLLTIGDGLVAQIPALVISTAAGVIVTRVSTDQDVGQQMVTQLFNNPRVMILSAAVLGLIGLVPGMPNFVFLLFTTALLALAWWMRGAQQKMPAVAPEPSAMEKHQVVEASWADVQLEDPLGMEVGYRLIPMVDFQQDGELLGRIRSIRKKFAQEMGYLPPVVHIRDNLELQPASYRILMKGVEVGHGEAYPGRWMAINPGNAVGDLPGEVTQDPAFGLPAVWIESGIKEQAQTQGYTVVEASTVVATHLNHLISLHASELFGRQEAQQLMDRVAQEMPKLAEDFIPGVVTLTTLHKVLQNLLSESVSIRDMRTIMETLAEHAPVQSDPYELTTVVRVALGRAITQQWFPGETELKVIGLDGSLERLLLQALQGGGGLEPGLADRLLEQAKQALQRQEMLGAPPVLLVNHALRALLARFLHRSLPNLAVLSNLEISDNRQIRMTSIIGEA
- the flhB gene encoding flagellar biosynthesis protein FlhB, whose translation is MAEDSDLEKTESPTPHKEEKAREDGQIPRSRELSSILMLMAGLAILWIGGESMARKLALMVSQGLYFDHQTIGDDTRMLRHIGVLLKLGASALIPIMLGSVLVALSAPMLLGGVLFSPKSIKFDLKKLNPLSGLKRLFSSQSLAELFKAILKSVMVGLVTAWFLLHNWPKMLHLISQPPMAALGDALNLATLCGFFVIMGLVPMVAFDVFWQIWSHIKKLRMTKQEIRDEHKESEGDPHVKGRIRQQQRAMAQRRMMADVPKADVIVTNPTHYAVALQYDEKKMNAPKVLAKGAGEIALRIRELGAEHRIPVLEAPPLARALYRHSEVGRHIPAALYAAVAEVLAWVYQLKRWKREGGLIPRKPKHLPVPDALDFAKENTTDG
- the cheZ gene encoding protein phosphatase CheZ; amino-acid sequence: MTSHPMPPVNDNASATEIISRIGQLTRMLRDSLRELGLDNAIAEAAEAIPDARDRLDYVVQMTAQAAERALNCVEAAQPRQNQLEADAKSLKTRWDQWFENPIELVDARELVTDTRKYLEDVPEHTSFTNAQLLEIMMAQDFQDLTGQVIKRMMDVIQEIEKQLLMVLLENMPEKPAAPKRANDGLLNGPQVDKTAAGVVSNQDQVDDLLDSLGF
- the cheY gene encoding chemotaxis response regulator CheY, with product MADKELRFLVVDDFSTMRRIVRNLLKELGFNNVEEAEDGADALNKLRAGAFDFVISDWNMPNMDGLELLQTIRADGALSKLPVLMVTAEAKKENIIAAAQAGASGYVVKPFTAATLEEKLSKIFEKLGM
- a CDS encoding protein-glutamate methylesterase/protein-glutamine glutaminase; the protein is MSKIRVLCVDDSALMRQIMTEIINSHPDMEVVATAPDPLVARDLIKKFNPQVLTLDVEMPRMDGLDFLEKLMRLRPMPVVMVSSLTGKGSEITLRALELGAIDFVTKPQLGIREGMLAYSELIAEKIRTAAKARLPQRSNNHEPMAIIQHTPLLSSEKLIAIGASTGGTEAIRHVLQPLPPTSPALLITQHMPPGFTRSFAERLNKLCQITVKEAEDGERVLPGHAYIAPGARHLELARSGANYQVRLHDGPPVNRHRPSVDVLFRSVAQHAGRNAVGVILTGMGNDGAAGLLELHQAGSYTLAQNEASCVVFGMPREAIAMGGVDEVVDLHQVSQRMLAQISAGQALRI